A DNA window from Paralichthys olivaceus isolate ysfri-2021 chromosome 11, ASM2471397v2, whole genome shotgun sequence contains the following coding sequences:
- the actn4 gene encoding alpha-actinin-4 isoform X3, with protein MVDYHAANNQASTGGVQTYMEQENDWDRDLLLDPAWEKQQRKTFTAWCNSHLRKAGTQIENIEEDFRDGLKLMLLLEVISGERLPKPERGKMRVHKINNVNKALDFIASKGVKLVSIGAEEIVDGNAKMTLGMIWTIILRFAIQDISVEETSAKEGLLLWCQRKTAPYKNVNVQNFHISWKDGLAFNALIHRHRPDLIDYESLRKDDPVTNLNNAFEVAEKHLDIPKMLDAEDIVGTLRPDEKAIMTYVSCFYHAFSGAQKAETAANRICKVLAVNQENEQMMEDYEKLASDLLEWIRRTVPWLENRTQEKTVNDMQAKQEDFRDYRCVHKPPKVQEKCQLEISFNTLQTKLRLSNRPAFMPSEGRMVSDINGAWHTLEGAEKGYEEWILSEIRRLERLEHLAEKFHQKAAIHESWTDGKEAMLTQKDYETSTLSEVKALLRKHEAFESDLAAHQDRVEQIAAIAQELNELDYYDSASVNARCQKICDQWDSLGALTLSRKESLERTEKQLESIDELYLEYAKRAAPFNNWMEGAMEDLQDMFIVHNIEEIQGLITAHEQFKSTLSEANKEREAIQSIQAEVQKIAQSNGIKLSGANPYTTITPESIDSKWEKAMAMVPLRDNALQDELNKQNSNDTLRAKFATQANTVGAYIQEKMEEIGRISIEMNGTLEDQLTNLKDYQTNIMSYMPEINKLEGSHQLIQEALIFDNQYTSYTMEHLRVGWEQLLTTIARTINEVENQILTRDAKGISQEQLFEYRASFNHFDKDHSGALMAEEFKACLISLGYDVENDKQKRSGQMVSEDFRALLISTGNSLGDSEFARIMSIVDPNGSGAVTFQAFIDFMSTETTDTDTADQVIASFKILAADKNYITADELRRELPPTQAEYCIARMAPYSGPDAVPGALDYMSFSTALYGESDL; from the exons ACATTCACGGCTTGGTGCAACTCCCACCTACGGAAGGCCGGCACGCAGATCGAGAACATCGAGGAGGACTTCAGGGATGGGCTCAAactcatgctgctgctggaggtcatCTCAG gcgaGCGGTTACCCAAGCCCGAGCGAGGCAAGATGAGGGTCCACAAGATCAACAATGTGAACAAAGCCCTGGACTTCATCGCCAGCAAGGGAGTGAAACTGGTCTCAATCGGAGCAGAGG AAATTGTGGATGGAAATGCGAAGATGACCCTGGGAATGATCTGGACCATCATCCTCCGCTTCGCCATCCAGGACATCTCTGTCGAAG AGACCTCTGCGAAGGAGGGTCTTCTCCTGTGGTGCCAGAGGAAGACCGCCCCTTACAAGAATGTCAACGTGCAGAACTTCCACATTAG CTGGAAGGACGGTCTCGCCTTCAACGCTCTGATCCACAGACACAGACCCGATCTCATCGACTACGAAAGCCTCAGGAAG GACGACCCAGTCACTAATCTGAACAACGCCTTCGAAGTGGCTGAGAAGCACCTGGACATTCCTAAGATGTTGGACGCAGAAG ACATCGTGGGTACGCTGCGGCCAGATGAGAAGGCCATAATGACCTATGTATCCTGCTTCTATCATGCCTTCTCTGGTGCACAGAAG GCTGAGACAGCTGCAAATCGTATCTGCAAAGTTCTGGCTGTCAACCAGGAAAACGAGCAAATGATGGAGGACTACGAGAAGCTGGCCAGTGAT CTGCTGGAGTGGATCCGTCGGACCGTCCCCTGGCTGGAGAACCGAACCCAAGAGAAAACTGTAAATGACATGCAGGCAAAACAGGAGGACTTCAGAGACTACCGCTGCGTCCACAAACCACCAAAG GTCCAAGAGAAATGTCAGCTGGAGATCAGCTTCAACACTCTGCAGACGAAGCTGAGGCTCAGCAACCGACCTGCCTTCATGCCATCAGAAGGACGCATGGTGTCT GATATCAACGGAGCGTGGCACACTCTGGAAGGAGCAGAAAAGGGCTACGAGGAATGGATTCTCAGTGAGATCAGACGTCTGGAGAGACTCGAACATCTGGCCGAGAAGTTCCACCAGAAGGCTGCCATCCACGAATCCTGGACCGATG GTAAGGAGGCCATGCTGACCCAGAAAGACTATGAGACTTCCACCCTGTCAGAAGTCAAGGCTTTGCTAAGGAAACATGAGGCCTTTGAGAGCGACCTGGCCGCCCATCAGGACAGAGTGGAGCAGATCGCCGCCATCGCACAGGAGCTCAA cgAGCTGGACTATTACGATTCTGCCAGCGTGAACGCTCGCTGTCAGAAGATCTGTGATCAGTGGGACAGCCTGGGAGCCCTGACCCTGAGCCGCAAAGAGTCTCTGGAG aggacagagaagcaGTTGGAGTCGATAGACGAGCTTTACTTGGAGTACGCCAAGAGGGCGGCGCCCTTCAACAACTGGATGGAGGGAGCGATGGAGGACCTGCAGGACATGTTCATCGTCCACAACATCGAGGAGATTCAG GGTTTGATCACGGCCCACGAGCAGTTCAAGTCCACCCTGTCGGAGGCCAACAAGGAGCGTGAGGCCATCCAGTCCATCCAGGCCGAGGTGCAGAAGATCGCCCAGAGCAACGGCATCAAGCTGAGTGGAGCCAACCCCTACACCACCATCACACCTGAAAGCATCGACAGCAAGTGGGAGAAG gCAATGGCCATGGTGCCGCTGCGTGACAACGCCCTGCAGGATGAGCTGAACAAGCAGAACTCCAACGACACTCTGAGAGCCAAGTTTGCCACCCAGGCCAACACAGTCGGTGCCTACATACAGGAAAAGATGGAG GAAATCGGCAGGATATCCATTGAAATGAACGGCACTCTGGAGGATCAGCTCACCAACCTGAAGGATTACCAGACGAACATCATGTCGTACATGCCTGAGATCAACAAGCTGGAGGGATCCCACCAGCTCATCCAGGAGGCTCTCATCTTCGACAACCAGTACACTTCCTACACAATGGAg CACCTCCGTGTGGGCTGGGAGCAGCTGCTGACCACAATCGCCAGAACCATCAACGAGGTCGAGAACCAGATCCTGACACGTGACGCCAAGGGCATCAGCCAGGAGCAGCTCTTCGAGTACCGCGCCTCCTTCAACCACTTTGACAAG GACCACAGTGGGGCCCTGATGGCCGAGGAGTTCAAGGCCTGTTTGATCAGTCTGGGCTACGATGTGGAGAACGACAAGCAG AAGCGATCAGGACAGATGGTGTCAGAGGATTTCCGGGCTCTACTCATTTCGACAGGAAACAGCCTG GGCGACAGTGAGTTTGCTCGCATCATGAGTATCGTGGACCCCAACGGCAGCGGCGCCGTCACCTTCCAGGCCTTCATTGACTTCATGTCTACGGAAACGACCGACACGGACACCGCAGACCAGGTTATCGCCTCCTTCAAGATCCTGGCCGCTGATAAG AACTACATCACGGCCGACGAGCTGAGGAGGGAGCTCCCCCCCACCCAGGCGGAGTACTGCATCGCCCGCATGGCGCCCTACTCGGGGCCTGACGCCGTGCCCGGAGCCCTCGACTACATGTCCTTCTCCACCGCCCTGTACGGAGAGAGCGACctgtag
- the actn4 gene encoding alpha-actinin-4 isoform X6 has translation MVDYHAANNQASTGGVQTYMEQENDWDRDLLLDPAWEKQQRKTFTAWCNSHLRKAGTQIENIEEDFRDGLKLMLLLEVISGERLPKPERGKMRVHKINNVNKALDFIASKGVKLVSIGAEEIVDGNAKMTLGMIWTIILRFAIQDISVEETSAKEGLLLWCQRKTAPYKNVNVQNFHISWKDGLAFNALIHRHRPDLIDYESLRKDDPVTNLNNAFEVAEKHLDIPKMLDAEDIVGTLRPDEKAIMTYVSCFYHAFSGAQKAETAANRICKVLAVNQENEQMMEDYEKLASDLLEWIRRTVPWLENRTQEKTVNDMQAKQEDFRDYRCVHKPPKVQEKCQLEISFNTLQTKLRLSNRPAFMPSEGRMVSDINGAWHTLEGAEKGYEEWILSEIRRLERLEHLAEKFHQKAAIHESWTDGKEAMLTQKDYETSTLSEVKALLRKHEAFESDLAAHQDRVEQIAAIAQELNELDYYDSASVNARCQKICDQWDSLGALTLSRKESLERTEKQLESIDELYLEYAKRAAPFNNWMEGAMEDLQDMFIVHNIEEIQGLITAHEQFKSTLSEANKEREAIQSIQAEVQKIAQSNGIKLSGANPYTTITPESIDSKWEKAMAMVPLRDNALQDELNKQNSNDTLRAKFATQANTVGAYIQEKMEEIGRISIEMNGTLEDQLTNLKDYQTNIMSYMPEINKLEGSHQLIQEALIFDNQYTSYTMEHLRVGWEQLLTTIARTINEVENQILTRDAKGISQEQLFEYRASFNHFDKDHSGALMAEEFKACLISLGYDVENDKQGDSEFARIMSIVDPNGSGAVTFQAFIDFMSTETTDTDTADQVIASFKILAADKNYITADELRRELPPTQAEYCIARMAPYSGPDAVPGALDYMSFSTALYGESDL, from the exons ACATTCACGGCTTGGTGCAACTCCCACCTACGGAAGGCCGGCACGCAGATCGAGAACATCGAGGAGGACTTCAGGGATGGGCTCAAactcatgctgctgctggaggtcatCTCAG gcgaGCGGTTACCCAAGCCCGAGCGAGGCAAGATGAGGGTCCACAAGATCAACAATGTGAACAAAGCCCTGGACTTCATCGCCAGCAAGGGAGTGAAACTGGTCTCAATCGGAGCAGAGG AAATTGTGGATGGAAATGCGAAGATGACCCTGGGAATGATCTGGACCATCATCCTCCGCTTCGCCATCCAGGACATCTCTGTCGAAG AGACCTCTGCGAAGGAGGGTCTTCTCCTGTGGTGCCAGAGGAAGACCGCCCCTTACAAGAATGTCAACGTGCAGAACTTCCACATTAG CTGGAAGGACGGTCTCGCCTTCAACGCTCTGATCCACAGACACAGACCCGATCTCATCGACTACGAAAGCCTCAGGAAG GACGACCCAGTCACTAATCTGAACAACGCCTTCGAAGTGGCTGAGAAGCACCTGGACATTCCTAAGATGTTGGACGCAGAAG ACATCGTGGGTACGCTGCGGCCAGATGAGAAGGCCATAATGACCTATGTATCCTGCTTCTATCATGCCTTCTCTGGTGCACAGAAG GCTGAGACAGCTGCAAATCGTATCTGCAAAGTTCTGGCTGTCAACCAGGAAAACGAGCAAATGATGGAGGACTACGAGAAGCTGGCCAGTGAT CTGCTGGAGTGGATCCGTCGGACCGTCCCCTGGCTGGAGAACCGAACCCAAGAGAAAACTGTAAATGACATGCAGGCAAAACAGGAGGACTTCAGAGACTACCGCTGCGTCCACAAACCACCAAAG GTCCAAGAGAAATGTCAGCTGGAGATCAGCTTCAACACTCTGCAGACGAAGCTGAGGCTCAGCAACCGACCTGCCTTCATGCCATCAGAAGGACGCATGGTGTCT GATATCAACGGAGCGTGGCACACTCTGGAAGGAGCAGAAAAGGGCTACGAGGAATGGATTCTCAGTGAGATCAGACGTCTGGAGAGACTCGAACATCTGGCCGAGAAGTTCCACCAGAAGGCTGCCATCCACGAATCCTGGACCGATG GTAAGGAGGCCATGCTGACCCAGAAAGACTATGAGACTTCCACCCTGTCAGAAGTCAAGGCTTTGCTAAGGAAACATGAGGCCTTTGAGAGCGACCTGGCCGCCCATCAGGACAGAGTGGAGCAGATCGCCGCCATCGCACAGGAGCTCAA cgAGCTGGACTATTACGATTCTGCCAGCGTGAACGCTCGCTGTCAGAAGATCTGTGATCAGTGGGACAGCCTGGGAGCCCTGACCCTGAGCCGCAAAGAGTCTCTGGAG aggacagagaagcaGTTGGAGTCGATAGACGAGCTTTACTTGGAGTACGCCAAGAGGGCGGCGCCCTTCAACAACTGGATGGAGGGAGCGATGGAGGACCTGCAGGACATGTTCATCGTCCACAACATCGAGGAGATTCAG GGTTTGATCACGGCCCACGAGCAGTTCAAGTCCACCCTGTCGGAGGCCAACAAGGAGCGTGAGGCCATCCAGTCCATCCAGGCCGAGGTGCAGAAGATCGCCCAGAGCAACGGCATCAAGCTGAGTGGAGCCAACCCCTACACCACCATCACACCTGAAAGCATCGACAGCAAGTGGGAGAAG gCAATGGCCATGGTGCCGCTGCGTGACAACGCCCTGCAGGATGAGCTGAACAAGCAGAACTCCAACGACACTCTGAGAGCCAAGTTTGCCACCCAGGCCAACACAGTCGGTGCCTACATACAGGAAAAGATGGAG GAAATCGGCAGGATATCCATTGAAATGAACGGCACTCTGGAGGATCAGCTCACCAACCTGAAGGATTACCAGACGAACATCATGTCGTACATGCCTGAGATCAACAAGCTGGAGGGATCCCACCAGCTCATCCAGGAGGCTCTCATCTTCGACAACCAGTACACTTCCTACACAATGGAg CACCTCCGTGTGGGCTGGGAGCAGCTGCTGACCACAATCGCCAGAACCATCAACGAGGTCGAGAACCAGATCCTGACACGTGACGCCAAGGGCATCAGCCAGGAGCAGCTCTTCGAGTACCGCGCCTCCTTCAACCACTTTGACAAG GACCACAGTGGGGCCCTGATGGCCGAGGAGTTCAAGGCCTGTTTGATCAGTCTGGGCTACGATGTGGAGAACGACAAGCAG GGCGACAGTGAGTTTGCTCGCATCATGAGTATCGTGGACCCCAACGGCAGCGGCGCCGTCACCTTCCAGGCCTTCATTGACTTCATGTCTACGGAAACGACCGACACGGACACCGCAGACCAGGTTATCGCCTCCTTCAAGATCCTGGCCGCTGATAAG AACTACATCACGGCCGACGAGCTGAGGAGGGAGCTCCCCCCCACCCAGGCGGAGTACTGCATCGCCCGCATGGCGCCCTACTCGGGGCCTGACGCCGTGCCCGGAGCCCTCGACTACATGTCCTTCTCCACCGCCCTGTACGGAGAGAGCGACctgtag
- the actn4 gene encoding alpha-actinin-4 isoform X8, whose protein sequence is MVDYHAANNQASTGGVQTYMEQENDWDRDLLLDPAWEKQQRKTFTAWCNSHLRKAGTQIENIEEDFRDGLKLMLLLEVISGERLPKPERGKMRVHKINNVNKALDFIASKGVKLVSIGAEEIVDGNAKMTLGMIWTIILRFAIQDISVEETSAKEGLLLWCQRKTAPYKNVNVQNFHISWKDGLAFNALIHRHRPDLIDYESLRKDDPVTNLNNAFEVAEKHLDIPKMLDAEDIVGTLRPDEKAIMTYVSCFYHAFSGAQKAETAANRICKVLAVNQENEQMMEDYEKLASDLLEWIRRTVPWLENRTQEKTVNDMQAKQEDFRDYRCVHKPPKVQEKCQLEISFNTLQTKLRLSNRPAFMPSEGRMVSDINGAWHTLEGAEKGYEEWILSEIRRLERLEHLAEKFHQKAAIHESWTDGKEAMLTQKDYETSTLSEVKALLRKHEAFESDLAAHQDRVEQIAAIAQELNELDYYDSASVNARCQKICDQWDSLGALTLSRKESLERTEKQLESIDELYLEYAKRAAPFNNWMEGAMEDLQDMFIVHNIEEIQGLITAHEQFKSTLSEANKEREAIQSIQAEVQKIAQSNGIKLSGANPYTTITPESIDSKWEKAMAMVPLRDNALQDELNKQNSNDTLRAKFATQANTVGAYIQEKMEEIGRISIEMNGTLEDQLTNLKDYQTNIMSYMPEINKLEGSHQLIQEALIFDNQYTSYTMEHLRVGWEQLLTTIARTINEVENQILTRDAKGISQEQLFEYRASFNHFDKKRSGQMVSEDFRALLISTGNSLGDSEFARIMSIVDPNGSGAVTFQAFIDFMSTETTDTDTADQVIASFKILAADKNYITADELRRELPPTQAEYCIARMAPYSGPDAVPGALDYMSFSTALYGESDL, encoded by the exons ACATTCACGGCTTGGTGCAACTCCCACCTACGGAAGGCCGGCACGCAGATCGAGAACATCGAGGAGGACTTCAGGGATGGGCTCAAactcatgctgctgctggaggtcatCTCAG gcgaGCGGTTACCCAAGCCCGAGCGAGGCAAGATGAGGGTCCACAAGATCAACAATGTGAACAAAGCCCTGGACTTCATCGCCAGCAAGGGAGTGAAACTGGTCTCAATCGGAGCAGAGG AAATTGTGGATGGAAATGCGAAGATGACCCTGGGAATGATCTGGACCATCATCCTCCGCTTCGCCATCCAGGACATCTCTGTCGAAG AGACCTCTGCGAAGGAGGGTCTTCTCCTGTGGTGCCAGAGGAAGACCGCCCCTTACAAGAATGTCAACGTGCAGAACTTCCACATTAG CTGGAAGGACGGTCTCGCCTTCAACGCTCTGATCCACAGACACAGACCCGATCTCATCGACTACGAAAGCCTCAGGAAG GACGACCCAGTCACTAATCTGAACAACGCCTTCGAAGTGGCTGAGAAGCACCTGGACATTCCTAAGATGTTGGACGCAGAAG ACATCGTGGGTACGCTGCGGCCAGATGAGAAGGCCATAATGACCTATGTATCCTGCTTCTATCATGCCTTCTCTGGTGCACAGAAG GCTGAGACAGCTGCAAATCGTATCTGCAAAGTTCTGGCTGTCAACCAGGAAAACGAGCAAATGATGGAGGACTACGAGAAGCTGGCCAGTGAT CTGCTGGAGTGGATCCGTCGGACCGTCCCCTGGCTGGAGAACCGAACCCAAGAGAAAACTGTAAATGACATGCAGGCAAAACAGGAGGACTTCAGAGACTACCGCTGCGTCCACAAACCACCAAAG GTCCAAGAGAAATGTCAGCTGGAGATCAGCTTCAACACTCTGCAGACGAAGCTGAGGCTCAGCAACCGACCTGCCTTCATGCCATCAGAAGGACGCATGGTGTCT GATATCAACGGAGCGTGGCACACTCTGGAAGGAGCAGAAAAGGGCTACGAGGAATGGATTCTCAGTGAGATCAGACGTCTGGAGAGACTCGAACATCTGGCCGAGAAGTTCCACCAGAAGGCTGCCATCCACGAATCCTGGACCGATG GTAAGGAGGCCATGCTGACCCAGAAAGACTATGAGACTTCCACCCTGTCAGAAGTCAAGGCTTTGCTAAGGAAACATGAGGCCTTTGAGAGCGACCTGGCCGCCCATCAGGACAGAGTGGAGCAGATCGCCGCCATCGCACAGGAGCTCAA cgAGCTGGACTATTACGATTCTGCCAGCGTGAACGCTCGCTGTCAGAAGATCTGTGATCAGTGGGACAGCCTGGGAGCCCTGACCCTGAGCCGCAAAGAGTCTCTGGAG aggacagagaagcaGTTGGAGTCGATAGACGAGCTTTACTTGGAGTACGCCAAGAGGGCGGCGCCCTTCAACAACTGGATGGAGGGAGCGATGGAGGACCTGCAGGACATGTTCATCGTCCACAACATCGAGGAGATTCAG GGTTTGATCACGGCCCACGAGCAGTTCAAGTCCACCCTGTCGGAGGCCAACAAGGAGCGTGAGGCCATCCAGTCCATCCAGGCCGAGGTGCAGAAGATCGCCCAGAGCAACGGCATCAAGCTGAGTGGAGCCAACCCCTACACCACCATCACACCTGAAAGCATCGACAGCAAGTGGGAGAAG gCAATGGCCATGGTGCCGCTGCGTGACAACGCCCTGCAGGATGAGCTGAACAAGCAGAACTCCAACGACACTCTGAGAGCCAAGTTTGCCACCCAGGCCAACACAGTCGGTGCCTACATACAGGAAAAGATGGAG GAAATCGGCAGGATATCCATTGAAATGAACGGCACTCTGGAGGATCAGCTCACCAACCTGAAGGATTACCAGACGAACATCATGTCGTACATGCCTGAGATCAACAAGCTGGAGGGATCCCACCAGCTCATCCAGGAGGCTCTCATCTTCGACAACCAGTACACTTCCTACACAATGGAg CACCTCCGTGTGGGCTGGGAGCAGCTGCTGACCACAATCGCCAGAACCATCAACGAGGTCGAGAACCAGATCCTGACACGTGACGCCAAGGGCATCAGCCAGGAGCAGCTCTTCGAGTACCGCGCCTCCTTCAACCACTTTGACAAG AAGCGATCAGGACAGATGGTGTCAGAGGATTTCCGGGCTCTACTCATTTCGACAGGAAACAGCCTG GGCGACAGTGAGTTTGCTCGCATCATGAGTATCGTGGACCCCAACGGCAGCGGCGCCGTCACCTTCCAGGCCTTCATTGACTTCATGTCTACGGAAACGACCGACACGGACACCGCAGACCAGGTTATCGCCTCCTTCAAGATCCTGGCCGCTGATAAG AACTACATCACGGCCGACGAGCTGAGGAGGGAGCTCCCCCCCACCCAGGCGGAGTACTGCATCGCCCGCATGGCGCCCTACTCGGGGCCTGACGCCGTGCCCGGAGCCCTCGACTACATGTCCTTCTCCACCGCCCTGTACGGAGAGAGCGACctgtag
- the actn4 gene encoding alpha-actinin-4 isoform X1, whose translation MVDYHAANNQASTGGVQTYMEQENDWDRDLLLDPAWEKQQRKTFTAWCNSHLRKAGTQIENIEEDFRDGLKLMLLLEVISGERLPKPERGKMRVHKINNVNKALDFIASKGVKLVSIGAEEIVDGNAKMTLGMIWTIILRFAIQDISVEETSAKEGLLLWCQRKTAPYKNVNVQNFHISWKDGLAFNALIHRHRPDLIDYESLRKDDPVTNLNNAFEVAEKHLDIPKMLDAEDIVGTLRPDEKAIMTYVSCFYHAFSGAQKAETAANRICKVLAVNQENEQMMEDYEKLASDLLEWIRRTVPWLENRTQEKTVNDMQAKQEDFRDYRCVHKPPKVQEKCQLEISFNTLQTKLRLSNRPAFMPSEGRMVSDINGAWHTLEGAEKGYEEWILSEIRRLERLEHLAEKFHQKAAIHESWTDGKEAMLTQKDYETSTLSEVKALLRKHEAFESDLAAHQDRVEQIAAIAQELNELDYYDSASVNARCQKICDQWDSLGALTLSRKESLERTEKQLESIDELYLEYAKRAAPFNNWMEGAMEDLQDMFIVHNIEEIQGLITAHEQFKSTLSEANKEREAIQSIQAEVQKIAQSNGIKLSGANPYTTITPESIDSKWEKAMAMVPLRDNALQDELNKQNSNDTLRAKFATQANTVGAYIQEKMEEIGRISIEMNGTLEDQLTNLKDYQTNIMSYMPEINKLEGSHQLIQEALIFDNQYTSYTMEHLRVGWEQLLTTIARTINEVENQILTRDAKGISQEQLFEYRASFNHFDKTLSGGERRTKPDHSGALMAEEFKACLISLGYDVENDKQKRSGQMVSEDFRALLISTGNSLGDSEFARIMSIVDPNGSGAVTFQAFIDFMSTETTDTDTADQVIASFKILAADKNYITADELRRELPPTQAEYCIARMAPYSGPDAVPGALDYMSFSTALYGESDL comes from the exons ACATTCACGGCTTGGTGCAACTCCCACCTACGGAAGGCCGGCACGCAGATCGAGAACATCGAGGAGGACTTCAGGGATGGGCTCAAactcatgctgctgctggaggtcatCTCAG gcgaGCGGTTACCCAAGCCCGAGCGAGGCAAGATGAGGGTCCACAAGATCAACAATGTGAACAAAGCCCTGGACTTCATCGCCAGCAAGGGAGTGAAACTGGTCTCAATCGGAGCAGAGG AAATTGTGGATGGAAATGCGAAGATGACCCTGGGAATGATCTGGACCATCATCCTCCGCTTCGCCATCCAGGACATCTCTGTCGAAG AGACCTCTGCGAAGGAGGGTCTTCTCCTGTGGTGCCAGAGGAAGACCGCCCCTTACAAGAATGTCAACGTGCAGAACTTCCACATTAG CTGGAAGGACGGTCTCGCCTTCAACGCTCTGATCCACAGACACAGACCCGATCTCATCGACTACGAAAGCCTCAGGAAG GACGACCCAGTCACTAATCTGAACAACGCCTTCGAAGTGGCTGAGAAGCACCTGGACATTCCTAAGATGTTGGACGCAGAAG ACATCGTGGGTACGCTGCGGCCAGATGAGAAGGCCATAATGACCTATGTATCCTGCTTCTATCATGCCTTCTCTGGTGCACAGAAG GCTGAGACAGCTGCAAATCGTATCTGCAAAGTTCTGGCTGTCAACCAGGAAAACGAGCAAATGATGGAGGACTACGAGAAGCTGGCCAGTGAT CTGCTGGAGTGGATCCGTCGGACCGTCCCCTGGCTGGAGAACCGAACCCAAGAGAAAACTGTAAATGACATGCAGGCAAAACAGGAGGACTTCAGAGACTACCGCTGCGTCCACAAACCACCAAAG GTCCAAGAGAAATGTCAGCTGGAGATCAGCTTCAACACTCTGCAGACGAAGCTGAGGCTCAGCAACCGACCTGCCTTCATGCCATCAGAAGGACGCATGGTGTCT GATATCAACGGAGCGTGGCACACTCTGGAAGGAGCAGAAAAGGGCTACGAGGAATGGATTCTCAGTGAGATCAGACGTCTGGAGAGACTCGAACATCTGGCCGAGAAGTTCCACCAGAAGGCTGCCATCCACGAATCCTGGACCGATG GTAAGGAGGCCATGCTGACCCAGAAAGACTATGAGACTTCCACCCTGTCAGAAGTCAAGGCTTTGCTAAGGAAACATGAGGCCTTTGAGAGCGACCTGGCCGCCCATCAGGACAGAGTGGAGCAGATCGCCGCCATCGCACAGGAGCTCAA cgAGCTGGACTATTACGATTCTGCCAGCGTGAACGCTCGCTGTCAGAAGATCTGTGATCAGTGGGACAGCCTGGGAGCCCTGACCCTGAGCCGCAAAGAGTCTCTGGAG aggacagagaagcaGTTGGAGTCGATAGACGAGCTTTACTTGGAGTACGCCAAGAGGGCGGCGCCCTTCAACAACTGGATGGAGGGAGCGATGGAGGACCTGCAGGACATGTTCATCGTCCACAACATCGAGGAGATTCAG GGTTTGATCACGGCCCACGAGCAGTTCAAGTCCACCCTGTCGGAGGCCAACAAGGAGCGTGAGGCCATCCAGTCCATCCAGGCCGAGGTGCAGAAGATCGCCCAGAGCAACGGCATCAAGCTGAGTGGAGCCAACCCCTACACCACCATCACACCTGAAAGCATCGACAGCAAGTGGGAGAAG gCAATGGCCATGGTGCCGCTGCGTGACAACGCCCTGCAGGATGAGCTGAACAAGCAGAACTCCAACGACACTCTGAGAGCCAAGTTTGCCACCCAGGCCAACACAGTCGGTGCCTACATACAGGAAAAGATGGAG GAAATCGGCAGGATATCCATTGAAATGAACGGCACTCTGGAGGATCAGCTCACCAACCTGAAGGATTACCAGACGAACATCATGTCGTACATGCCTGAGATCAACAAGCTGGAGGGATCCCACCAGCTCATCCAGGAGGCTCTCATCTTCGACAACCAGTACACTTCCTACACAATGGAg CACCTCCGTGTGGGCTGGGAGCAGCTGCTGACCACAATCGCCAGAACCATCAACGAGGTCGAGAACCAGATCCTGACACGTGACGCCAAGGGCATCAGCCAGGAGCAGCTCTTCGAGTACCGCGCCTCCTTCAACCACTTTGACAAG ACTTTAAGTGGAGGTGAGAGAAGAACCAAACCT GACCACAGTGGGGCCCTGATGGCCGAGGAGTTCAAGGCCTGTTTGATCAGTCTGGGCTACGATGTGGAGAACGACAAGCAG AAGCGATCAGGACAGATGGTGTCAGAGGATTTCCGGGCTCTACTCATTTCGACAGGAAACAGCCTG GGCGACAGTGAGTTTGCTCGCATCATGAGTATCGTGGACCCCAACGGCAGCGGCGCCGTCACCTTCCAGGCCTTCATTGACTTCATGTCTACGGAAACGACCGACACGGACACCGCAGACCAGGTTATCGCCTCCTTCAAGATCCTGGCCGCTGATAAG AACTACATCACGGCCGACGAGCTGAGGAGGGAGCTCCCCCCCACCCAGGCGGAGTACTGCATCGCCCGCATGGCGCCCTACTCGGGGCCTGACGCCGTGCCCGGAGCCCTCGACTACATGTCCTTCTCCACCGCCCTGTACGGAGAGAGCGACctgtag